The sequence GGTGGGGAAGTGCAGGGACCCTCTACCCAGCCAGTCAGAGCGGTGCTGACCACGGCCTGAGACGGTCACCTCCCCTGAGGTAGAGTGTTTAGGGAGGAGCCTCTGAGGCCGAAGGGCCACAGGTGCAGCTCCACCCAGTGGCCTGGGCGTCCCCTCCTCTCTGCTGTCCCATGTGTCTCGCTGTCCACACCCAGCAGAGCAACGGTGGCAGATGGTGAGCACGGCCCTACAGGCGGGTTCTGCTGGGGGTGACTTCACAGGGTGGCGGCAATGACCGTCCACGGCCTGGGGAAGCCACTCACTCCACGAAGACCTGGCTGCCGTCCCTTGGCCTGTCGCCGCCCCCGCCTGACTCCTGCCCCAGAGGATCAGAACTTCGGGGGCGTCAGGCCATCAGCTGGTCCCCTGGGCGCTCTCAGGTTGTTGGTGGCCTCAGGTTCTCGCCAGCTGTTGGctagaggcctcagttcctccacTGTGCGTCCCCCAAGAGGGGCCCTGACACTGCCCATCGCTGCCCCCGTCGGCTCACCTCCCTGTCTCCTTGGGTGTCTGCCCGCCACAGGCCAGGACTGGATTTCCTGCTGACGGTGCCTGGCCCATGAGTGATTGAGGGTCCCTCTTGCTGAGGTGGTCAGGGCtccaggggtggggagtgggggctcCAGGCCATGGGACCAGCTGGGTCAGGACTCAGGGCAGGGAGCACCTGTCTGTGCAGGGTGCCGCCCGCCGGACGGGGTTGAGGGGGCCACAGTGCCGGCCTCGTGCCAGTCAAGAAGCCAGGGAGAGTCTGAGCCTGGGTCAGGGGCGCCTCCAGGACACTGGGCCTTGGGGACTCAGCGGCCAGGCTGTGAGTCTGCCTAGGGAGCAGGGAGAGTTACCCCGATGGCTCAGGATTCCAGCCCGTCCCCCTGCTTCCACAGAGCCTGAGGCCTGGGGGCTCGGGGAGCCCCAGATAGCTCTTCCCTGAAGGCTGAGGCACCAGGCAGGTCCCCTCCCCGTTGGTACCCCCACCACCCCGCCGTGGTCCTCCTCACAGGGCCGCCTGGCCTAGGAAGCACCTCTCCACGTGCTTGAGTCTCTGCTGGACTTCCCTGCCTCGAGTGTCCCTCCTCCTCTGGCCACCCATCAAGAAGGGAGGCCGGACCGtgccctgggggcaggagggactGATACCTGCCCCCTGAGGGCAGACTTCGCTTCCTGCCAGCCTGGCCTGTAGACTGCTCACAGCAAGGTAGCCCCCTGCCCGCTCCCCTAACCCAAGCAGCCGCTCCAGGTCGCTCGGCCAGGCCCTCAGTGTTGGGCCCAGCCAGGCAGGGCTTTGCCACCTATGGAAGGCCCTGGACCAGACAGCCACCGGGCCTGCATCGCATCGTGGGTGCGTGCCCGGTGCAGTGACCCATTCCTGCCACGGGCCACAGGATTCCTGCTGCTCCACCTGCTCCGCGGGGCCCAGCAGGGCAGCTCTGGAGCCTCCGAGGGGCTCATCCCTGCCTATGGCAGCGTGTGGAGCTGGACCCTGGGAACGAAGAGGCTGTGACCCTGACTGCCGGGCAGTCAGAACCGAGAAGGGAGGGCGTGGCTCGCAGCCAGGCAGCAGGGCAGGTGCTGTCCTCCAGGACTGGAGCCAACAGGCAGGAGGCCCATCTGTCCCCCTGCCCAGCCAGGGAGGGGCCAGTGTCACCACAAGTGGGGAGCGGCTGGGTGTTGGGGTCATGGCCGGCGTGGCTGGAGAGTCCGGGCCtcaaggggaaggaggaggaatgggAGTGCAAAGAGGCCGGACGTGGCTGGGGGCCCTGGGGGCAGGCGCCCCTGTGCCGACTGACCACCTGGCACCACGGAGGCTGATTCACAGCCCCCTCCTCACACCTGGAAGGTGTGGCCTGGCAGGAGGGCGCCAGGCCCGCCACCGCTCCATCTACTTTGTCCTTAGCTGGATTGTTCGGTTCCAGTGGCCACTCCTGTGAGCTGGGGTGGGGCCTCCGCTGTGTCAGGTTCATAGCATGTCCACAGGGGTGAGCGGTTTCCTGCTGGTAGCAGCCTGGCCCCACCCGGGCGATTGTTCCAGCGGAGCCCCTGCGCGGCCATGGTGGAGGTGGAGGCCCCTATCCCAAGGGTGGGGGGCGTGTCACCCATAGCCGTGCTGTGTCTCCACAGAGGAAGAAGAGCTggcaggaggggcagagggcacGGGCTTCCTGCCCCAGGAGCCGCGGTGCAGCGAGCAGGTGAAGACGGCCCCCGAGGGCCCTCCAGCAGAACCGCACTGCTGGCCAGCAGAGGCGGTCCCCCGGACAGGCGCTGAGCCCACCTGCAGCCAGGGTAAGGCCAGTCGGGAGCAGCCCATCACGGCCCCCAGGGCCAGCAGTCAGCGGGTGCTTCTCGACAGAGGGGCCTGGAGTGGGCCTGGGGGTGAGGTAGAcaagaaaggcaggccaggcagggaaggcctggctggagagcTTCCTCGGGGGAGGGAAGGGCCCgagaccccccacccccgcctcacAGAGGGGAATAGCTCGGGAGGTGCTGAGCCCAGGCCAAGGTGGCCTAGCCGAGAGGGAGGGGTGCCTGTGCCCAGATGGGTCCATGGGAGGGGCAGGCGTGGGGCggggaggaggcaggggtgggcagagggcCGGCCGGGTTGGGCGGAGCCAGATGGGCATCCATGTCATGTCTGTGTCCGTGTCTGTGTCTGAGTCACAGCCCGTTCCCACCAGCCGCCTCAACCAGCCAGGCCCCTCGGGGACTCCTCAGGGCTGGGGCCTCTCGCAGACCCCACTCAGGACAGCAGGGCTTGGTGCCAGCCCGAGGGAGTCGGGCATGGGGGCTGAGTGAGCCCCGCTCCTTTTAAAGCCATGGAGCAGCGGAAGAATGTGGACACCAGCCAGGCTGCGGCTCCCGGAGGCTGCCAGCCCACACTGCTGCCTCCCAGCTCCGGCTCTTCCTGAGGCGCGAGGGGAAAGTGGATGCTGGCTGAGTGGCCAGCTCTGAGCCCCAGCATCCTCCCTGTGGCGGGAATGACCAATAGAATGTGTGTCCTAGTGATCtcaggtggcctcggcctgcagccgCTCAAAGCAGGGTTTTGGTTGCCGGCCAGTGAGAGCGCTGAACCCTAGCCACTAGGCCAGTGGTTAGTGACAAGGCCCCGGCCCTTCGGCTTTGCAGAAGAGAATTCCCATaaagacggaaagtagtgaaacaagtaaagtgtttatgaGGAGGAAAAAGTGTACAgtacatgtggatagacacacaggtgggctcagagagagagtggCGCCCTCCTGCTAGTTTGAATCacatggggcatttcttccgggtttcctttggccaatcatcttgatTTGCCTGCTTCCAAGTCCGTATTTGGTGTATCTCGGGATCCTCCCCTGTGTGCGTgcctctcagccaagatggattctagggAAGAGACCTGTATGGGTAGTGAGcatcactccccttttgacctccaaggagctttCTAGTCAGGAAGGTCTCTTTGACTTgcgaatgaggaatatgtggccTGTATTCCtcatctgggcagggcccagcctcctttCTCAATTGTCCTGCTATTTTCATCtcggagtatctgtccacagggagTGAACTCCAGCTGTTCGCCCTGGGGGCTcgtctatctcctgcctcactaGGATGGTCTGAGAGCTCACATGCGTGCCTGGGAGGTGCAGGGCTTGCCCTTGTCCCAGCCCTGGGCACCCAGTGAACACTGTGCTTTTGGGGGTGCCCCACAGcccagagccagagccagagccaggccCTCGGGGAGGCAGAGAGACAGGAGGAGGCCTGGGAGCCTGGCAACCAGCACAGGCCTAAAGAGAGAGGGTAGGGCGGTCTGACGCTGCCAGAGGAGGCGTCTTGGTGGCTCTGTGGTGCAGGGTTTGCGGGGGATGAGCCCCAAgcaagggaggggcagggaggcccgGGAGGCCGAGAGCCCGGCTCAGTCCACTGGGTCCACCCCACAGTTGCCAGCTCCAAGGTGCCCAGTGGTGGGAGTGCCCAGCCACCCGAGGGCCACCCGGGCAAGGCTGAGCCCAGCCGGGCCAAATCACGCCTCCTGCCCAACATGCCAAAGCTGGTCATCCCCTCGGCCACCACCAAGTTCCCCCCTGAGATCACCGTCACGCCGCCCACCCCGACCCTGCTCTCGCCCAAAGGCAGCATCTCAGAGGAGACCAAACAGAAGCTGAAGGTGACTGCAGGTCCTGGGTGGGacacagggctgggggtggggggtggggggtggggtggtggtgccAGGCTGCCACTGACCACTGCCTCACCCGGTCTGTGCAGTCAGCCATCCTGTCTGCCCAGTCGGCTGCCAACGTGAGGAAGGAGAGCCTGTGCCAGCCGGCCCTGGAGGTCCTGGAGACATCGAGCCAGGAGTCCTCGCTGGAGAGCGAGACAGATGAGGACGATGACTACATGGACATCTGAGGGCCACTCCCCAcgcaccaccacctccaccacccccccacGCCCCGCCCGGTGGGGCGTCCCGACCACAGGGCCACAGGCCACAGGAGCCCCGCAGGGCCCGCCTCCTTTTTTATGAAGTGATTTTCTTTGTAAACGTGACCGCCCCCAGCCAGGCGGCCTCGTCCACCCTCCACGGGCTCTGTCTGGGTCACGGCAGCGGAGGGTCCTTTTTTGGTTGCTTTTCTAATAAAGATGGAACAGTCGTCTTGGCCTCTTTGTCCCCTGGGGTGGCGATCCCTGTCCAGGCTTTCTGGGCCTTCCTCCCCCAGGCCAGGTCAGGGTCTGACCCACAGGCACCCGGGGAGCAGGCGGGAGCCACACAGGGCAGACGTTCCCGGGAGAGACAGCAGCCGGGCCTGGAAGGAGCACAGGGGTGAGGGCACGTCCCTCCAGAGTCAGGGTCAGGAGGGTCCCAGCCGTGCTGAGGAGGTGGCTTGCACCCCAATGTGATGGGcaccctggggaggggcctgaggcAGGGGGTGGCGCTGACCTCCCACCATACTCGCCTTCTGACAGGACCAGCCACATGAGTCGGGGGGCTCGGTGCGAGATACAGACGTGGGGCCCCAGCAGAGTGATGTTGGCCCCACCATCCCGGCTCCAAGCCCGTCTGTTCTGTGGGAGCACCTGCCCTTCACAGTGTCAAGCCCCTCCGTGCCGTGGGGGCCCAGCCGCCAGCCCCACAGCTGGGGGCCGGTCCCGCTCTGGGGGCCTTCTCTGAAAGGCGTTCTGTCCAGGGAGGGACAGAGACCCTTCTTGCTGTGCTGTGCCCCTCGTGGGCTGGACGctgtgcccccaccccccactgcctGGGAAGAAAGGCCCAAGAGGCTGGACACTGCAgggtccccagcccaggcccGGCAGAGCCACGTGGGAACCCAGGGCGCTGAACTGGCACTGACTCAGGCCCTTCTCAAGGCCGCAGGGCCTGAGGGGACCGGCAGTTACTCAGCTGAGCCCCCTGGGCCCCCACGCTGCACTCCTGGCTTCtggctcaggctggggagaggaggtggcCACCTTCCTTCCCCCGGTCCACAGACCCCCTTCCTGGGAGCAGCCTAGCCATCTCCCAGGGCCCTTCCTGGCTGGGGCGCAGGACACCTCAGTCCCTCCCCAGGAGCTTCCTTCCCTAAGCTGTGCTCTGGGCCCGGGCGAGTCCCAGCACCGGCCCCCAGGCTGGCTGGGGACCTCAGTGTCCACACCCAGGGCACCTGCCCACAGAAGTGCTCTGAACAACCAGTAATCCACTTGGGACTTCTGGTTCCAACTCCCGCGGCTGGCTCCCGACACCTGTGGCAGCCCAGCTCTCTGGAGCAGCTGCGAGGCGGCGGTGACCAGGGAACAAGGCTGGCCGACCTCCGCGGCCAGGGCCGGTCATGTGGCCAAAGCCTGTGCCCCGCTACCTTCAGTTCCCTGAGGGGTCCAGGACGCTATCTCCTTCAGACGTCTTGAGAAACCGCCACTGTCTGCTTGTCCAGACCCCGGGCCCAGGTGGCAGAGCCCAAGTGAGTCCTAGGCCTGGGTTCCCCCCATACCCTGACCTTGGAGGCTCCCAGAAGATGCCTCTCCCGGTGACCTAACCGCCCCCTccctgtctgggcctcagtctcctcaccggCACCAATAGGAGGAAGATATACAAAGAAGAGATTATGTAAATATCGAGAGTGAAAGGGTAGGGGCGGGTGGGGCCGGGCGGCTCCTTTCCTGGTCCCCAGCCCAAGGCGGAAGCACGTCTGGAGCCCTCAGACTGACCCAGGGGCCCAGAGAGCCAGGCCAAGGGGAGACCGGGGTCCTGgcctcagctcccaccccacccccagggttAACTTGCCTGAGGCtaggcccctccctcctccttcccctctccctctctcccttcccctccccctctcccccttcacctcctgcctcctcctcctccccaactctcccttcccctcctccttcccccttcccctcctccctccaaaaGGGATCCCCATGGAGCTGTGTCTGACAGCTCCCACCCTTCCTGAGAGGGAGCCCTCCCCCAGCGCCCACACAGCCGGCCTGCAGCAGGCACCAGCAGGAAGTCACTTGCTCCCTTACCCCCTGCTCCCTGCAGGGAAGCTGAGGTGCCAGGCTTGTGGCCTGGGACCCGAGGGGCTGGAATCCTGGGATTGCAAGGACAACACTGCCTCATCCCCACTGCAGCATCCCATCCCCTTCAGGAGCCTGGCCTGGCTCCCCAGAGCAGGCTCCGGGGTGGGATCCAGGGTCTGAGCTGCAGCTTCCGGACATCCGGCTTCAGGACGTGGGCCCCCTCCCCGAGTCGCGGGCCAAGGGCCAGGAATGTGCTAACTGGGCAAGTAGGGCGCATAGGACACCTGTGGACTTTGAGAGGGGAcccgggtggggcggggcggcagCGTGGGGCGGGGCCAGGCCGTGGGGAGTGAGCCGCCGCCACCTCCCAGCCACTGCTGCGCTGGCTGCAGACACAGGCAGGCACCATGAAGCTGTCtctcctgccctgggccctgctgctgctggtgaCAGCCCCCGACCCAGGCCCCTGGCCTGCAGCAGGTACGCCCCCACGCTGCCCTTTTGTCCCccgtctgtctgtccatctgccCGCTGTAGTCAGACCCAGGGCAGAACTTCCCTGGGCTCAGCCTCTGTCCATCCGTCGGGCCATCTGTGACCATACTAGGGGTGCTAAGAAGAAATTCTGGGGAGCCCAGGGTCAAGGGGCTGCTGGTAGGGATGGGGGTGTCTGGGCCATGCCTACCCTAAGCTTGCTGGGAGCCAGAAGGCGGTGGCgggctgggagggaggtggcCAGGGTGTGGTGAGCTCTGGAGAGCCCTTGGCCTACACCTCAAGCGCCGATGGAGGGTGTGTTTGTACATGGAagagcccccagccccactgggCCCCCTGCCTGGCCAGAGGCAGGATTCTGGGTCCTTCTCAGGGTGGGCTGAACCCGAGAAAGTCTAGGGGAAGGCCACGCACTCCAGAGCCGGGACCCTGGCCcccgggctgggctgggctgggctgatcTGGTATTTGCCAGCTCCCCGGCCTATCTCCCATCTCAGGGAAGCACCAACACCCTCCGTCCACTTATCTCACTTACAGTCATCACTgggcctccttccccaccccctcaagCTATCACAGTCTTggtcaatacatatttattgagtgccaggccctgtgctgggtgaaGTAGGGCCCGTAGTGGTGGCTCAGGCCCAAGCCTGGCCCTTGACCAGCCCCTTTGGGGAATGGCAGGGAAGGGCCAGATGGGACGTGGGcctgcaccccaccccagtcTCCACCCTCCAATCTGCACAGCCAGGCCAGCTCCAGGGCGATGGGTGCCCACAGCCCCCCACCAAACCACCCTGTCCCCTCTCCTGGCCTGGCTGGGTCCTCTGCTGGAACTGTCCCTCCTCTCCCCTAAACGAAGGGGAGAACCCCTGGCCTTCTCCCCCGAGGGTGGGGCCGTAACCGGTGAGCCTGCACTGCCCAGTGGAGTGAGATGCGGCAAACTCAGCCTGGGCGCGAGCCCCTAGTGGGCCTCCACTGGGACTCTTAGTAGCCATATCCCAGACCCCAGATCGGCCAAGCCAGCGTGGTTCTTCTCCAGGCTGCCGGTCCATTGATGCTTTAGGAGTGGAGACAGGTCCCCGGCCCATGTCAAGGGGTCAGGCACGTGTAGCCATCTGAGGACGCCGTCAGGTACCGGACTTGGTAGCTGAGGGTCAGTCTGCCCAGGGGCTCCTCCCAAAAAGTTTTATGTCTGGACACATTTCCCCAAATCTCCCCTCATTCAGCCAGTCATTCAGGCCAACTGGACTAAGAGTTACCCCACCCCACGGGCCCTATGGGTTTCCACTGGGTCCACGTGGTGGTCAGTGCAATTCCTGGCCAACTTTCTCCTGGGGATGCTTCTAACAGGCTCGAGGGGGAAAGAGATGTGGGCCCTGTACATGGGGTGGCCAGGCTGGGCACTCAGGGCCCTCTCCTCCAGGTGCCCAGGGGAGCTGCTCCTACCGTTGTGGAGTCCAGGATGGGCCGTGCTCCTGCCACCCGACCTGCTTCGGCCTGGCCAGCTGCTGCTCGGACATTCGGGACTTCTGCCTGGAGATCTTGCCCTACTCGGGCTCCATCATGGGTGGCAAGGATTTTGTGATACAGCATCTCAACTGGTCCAACCCCACTGACAGCGTGATCTGCAGGTGGGAGGCCCGAGGGCTCTGTGCATGCTGGGGCTCAGACCCACTGGCTGGTTGGGTGGAGCCCCCGGGACAGAGGACTGGGACGGCTGGCCAGATGGTTTccccagggaggaggctgggagccTCAGAGAGGTCAGCCCACGCTGGCCCAgcctctcctgcctcctccaCACTCACAGCTTTAAGGAGAGCATCCAGACCCGCGGCTTCGTGGACTCCTCGGGACGAGTGCACTGTGTGTCACCCTTGCTCTATGAGACCGGCCGCATCCCCTTCACGCTCTCCATGGACAATGGCCGCTCCTTCCCACGCTCAGGCACCTGGCTGGCTGGTGAGACCCAACATGCTGGTCCAGACTGGAGGCACCAGGCCGCACCCTCCCGGGCCCAGGCCCCTCACAGGGACTTTCCGTGGCGCTAATCTATGCACACCTGGCCCACCTGCTCTGGGTGAACCTGTCCCTCTGGAGGCCCGCCCGACTCCCTGGGTGCAGGCTCCCCAAGCTCCTTTCCCCACCGCTGGCACCCATGCAGGAGTTCCAGCCCAGAGGGAGTGTGGCTCGGCCAgccaggggaggggagcagcCAGGTGGAGGACAGAGGCCTGGgcatgggtgggggcagggccctGCCTCTCCCAGTTCCTGCCCTTTCCTGCCGCCAGGGGGAGAGCATCGCTCCCGAGGGACTGCTGTGCTTTGTCCTTGGGAGGTCCCCACAGCTCTAAGAGCCCCGGGCCTCCTCCCCTGGactccctgggccctgggccttcactcacccctcacccccgccccctgccccctgcccagtgCACCCCAGCAAAGTGTCAGAGTCCGAAAAGAGCCAGCTGGTGAACGAGACCCGCTGGCAGTACTATGGCACCGCGAGCACCCAGGGTAACCTCACCCTGACCTGGAACACCTTGGCTCTGCCCACAAACTCCATCACCGTAGAGCTATGGGGCTACGAGGAGACAGGTGAGGCCAGCAGAGTAACCCTAGGCTGCCTCTGTGGGGCTTGGTGGGGTCAGGAGTTTGGGGCTTGCAGAGATGGGAGAAAGGCGATTCCAGGTGGGGGGAATCCAGGTGGGGATTTCTAGTGGGAAGAGTGCAGGCAAGAAAGGGGAACTGGCTGGAGCAGCACAGGGAAGCTGGGGAGCCCTGGCTGTTTGGGTACCAGCTCTAGGAGGAGGTGTGGCCATTCTCCGCTCCTGGATACAAGGCTTATCCTGGAAACAGAAAAGGCTTGCTCTGCCCCATCCTCTCTGAGCCCCTGGATGGCTGGCTGGCCCTGGGCCTGGCTCCCTCCCCAAACAGGGCAGGGCCTCCTATGGTGGTCATCTGTCTACCCTTCTGTCCATCTACCAGGCTGCTCTGAGCACCAAAGACcggcaccccacccccccaccccatgccccgGGGTTCCTCGGACTCGGACAGGCCCAGGGGCTGACAAGGCCTTCTCTCCCCCAGGGAAGCCGTACTCCCGGGAGTGGACGGCAGCGTGGTCATACCTGTACTCCTTGGCCACAAGCATCACCAACTCCGGCTCCTTCACCTTCACACCAAAACCTGCACCTCAAGACTACCAGAGGTGGAAAGTGGGTGCCCTTCGCATTGTCAACAGCAAACACCACGCAGGGGAGAAGTAAGGGCCGCCCTGCAGCAGATGGGCTGGGGCCTGTCTGCCTGCTGCCCCCACGCTAGATGGGGAGCCAGGGCCGAGGGCAGGAAGGGTGGTCCCTAGTGTGCATGTGTCCCCATAGGGACGTGCACGCACTCTGGAGCAACGAGCACGCGCTAGCCTGGCACCTGGGCGATGACTTCCGGGCAGACCCTGTGGCCTGGGCCCGAGCTCAGTGCCTGGCCTGGGAGGAGCTGGAGGACCAGCTGCccaacttcctggaggaggtgcccGACTGCCCCTGCAccctggcccaggcccaggctgACTCTGGCCGCTTCCAAGTGAGCCCCCACCCCAGTCAGGGCCCAGGAGGGAGCGAGGGGACAGGCGGGGCCAGCTGCCCCAACTAGGCACACGGCTGTGCCGTCCAAGGCAGTGCAGGGGGAGGCAGGTAGAGACCTGGGAGGTAAGGCTGGGGTCTGAGGGCCCAGGGCCCCAGAGGGGTTGGCTCCCAGGGAGGGGATGACAGAGCGCAaagccagtgcaggggacagcaACCAGCCGCTCTGCAGGCAGACTACGGCTGTGACATCGAGCACGGCAGCGTGTGCACCTATCACCCAGGGGCTGTGCACTGCGTTCGCTCCGTGCAAGCCAGGTGAGCACGGAGACGGTGGGCAGGGtgcggggtgggggctgggggcagggtgccAAGGCGGCCCTGACctgtctgtgtccccagccccCTATATGGCTCAGGCCAGCAGTGCTGCTACACGGCGGCGGGCACACAGCTCCTGACAGCCGACTCCACCAGTGGCAGCACCCCAGACCGTGGCCACGACTGGGGCGCACCCCCATACCGCGTGCCGCCCCGCGTGCCGGGCCTCTCCCACTGGATCTATGACGTCATCAGCTTCTACTATTGCTGCCTCTGGGCGCCCGAGTGCTCCCGCTACATGCAGAGGCGGCCCTCCAGCGACTGCCACAGCTACCAGCCCCCGCACCTGGGTGGGTGCTGCCTGGGCAGGTGCTGGCCAGGGTGAGGCCCCAGGCAGGGCGGGGCCAGGGCAACCTGCCTGACCCTCCGCTCTCCACAGCCTCCGCTTTCGGGGACCCGCACTTTGTCACCTTCGATGGCACCAACTTCACATTCAACGGACGCGGCGAGTATGTGCTGCTGGAGGCCTCTGGGACTGACCTGAGGTTGCAGGCGCGGGCCCAGACCAGGATGACGCCCGAGGGtgaggctgggccctggggctcTGGGTGGCTCAGGGTCatccctggggagggggaggctgagCCGAGTGGACCCCATTTTGCACCCATCATCCCAGGCTCTCAGGACCGAGGCACAGGGCTGACTGCTGTGGCTGTCCAGGAGGGCAACTCAGATGTGGTAGAGGTCCGGCTGAGGGATGGGGCGGGGGCCCTGCAGGTGCTGCTGAACCAGGAGGTGCTCAGCTTCAAGGAGCAAAGCTGGATGGACCTGAAGGGTGAGTGGGATGGTGGGGGccccactcccctgccctccccaccggGGCCTCCACACCTCTCTCTGGCCCTGGCAGAAAGCAGGCCGTGTCCAGGGCGCAGATGGGGAGGTGGAGTCAGGGCGTGAGGGCCGACAGGCAACCCCCACGCACGGCCCTGG is a genomic window of Lagenorhynchus albirostris chromosome 14, mLagAlb1.1, whole genome shotgun sequence containing:
- the SUSD2 gene encoding sushi domain-containing protein 2, with the protein product MKLSLLPWALLLLVTAPDPGPWPAAGAQGSCSYRCGVQDGPCSCHPTCFGLASCCSDIRDFCLEILPYSGSIMGGKDFVIQHLNWSNPTDSVICSFKESIQTRGFVDSSGRVHCVSPLLYETGRIPFTLSMDNGRSFPRSGTWLAVHPSKVSESEKSQLVNETRWQYYGTASTQGNLTLTWNTLALPTNSITVELWGYEETGKPYSREWTAAWSYLYSLATSITNSGSFTFTPKPAPQDYQRWKVGALRIVNSKHHAGEKDVHALWSNEHALAWHLGDDFRADPVAWARAQCLAWEELEDQLPNFLEEVPDCPCTLAQAQADSGRFQADYGCDIEHGSVCTYHPGAVHCVRSVQASPLYGSGQQCCYTAAGTQLLTADSTSGSTPDRGHDWGAPPYRVPPRVPGLSHWIYDVISFYYCCLWAPECSRYMQRRPSSDCHSYQPPHLASAFGDPHFVTFDGTNFTFNGRGEYVLLEASGTDLRLQARAQTRMTPEGSQDRGTGLTAVAVQEGNSDVVEVRLRDGAGALQVLLNQEVLSFKEQSWMDLKGMFLSVAAGDRVSVMLSSGAGLEVSVQGPFLSVAVLLPDKFLTHTRGLLGTLNDNPSDDFTLRSGQVLPPSASSRELFQFGADWAVENASSLLTYDSKFLVENFLLQPKHDPGFLPLFPEETTSSPSLESEAAKLCGDNNFCNFDVAATGSLSVGNATLLVHRQHLLRAQSLQPVVSCGWLPPPSNGHKEGMRYLVGSTVHFHCDSGYSLAGAEASTCQTDGTWSQPTPTCQRGRSYAVLLGVIFGGLAVVALVALVYVLLCRRKSNTAVWGSQP